The Streptomyces sp. NBC_00306 sequence GCGTCCGAGAGCGGCTTGCCGTTCGGCGCCTTGGTCGGGCACCGCTTGGTGTCGTCGTCGATATTGGGGAGGAAGACGGCTCCCCTGTCAGCCGTCCACGTGTCCTCACCGGCGGTGTCCGTGCCCCCGGTGACGTCGACCTGCCCGTCCCGGTTCACATCCGCCCGCAGATCCACCAGCGGCGGCCCGGCGGCGAACGCCGGTGCGGCGGGGGCGATGACGGCCCCGATGACGGTGAGGGCGAGCGCGGCGTGTCGTGCGTGGCGCACGTGTCTCGTACCCAAGGTGCTTACCTTCCCGAAGAGTTGAGGTTGGCTCTCGGGACGCAAGAGGGCGGGGAGGGGATGGGCGTTGCCTGCGGCAGGCGGGATCCCTGCCACGCGGGGCGGTTCGCGACTGAGGGAGGAGCGGGCGTCAATCTATGGGAGGTTGAGGAAGGCGGCCCACTCGGCTAGGGGTCTCCTTGCCCAAGGGCTACCGGGGCAGCTATCTGCCGACGGATGTCCGGCCGATCATGCTGGTCCGCTGTCAGTTCCGCCTTGTCACTCACCTGGCGACTGCGGCGTCCAGGAGTAGAGGAAGCCCGCGCCGCACCGCGGAGCACTATCCGGGTGCTCGTGCGGCAACGGATCCCGAACCAGGTGAGCGCGGCGTTCCTCCGAGGCGCCCATGGCCCGGACGTTCGCACGGCCCTGAGACAAGCTCAGGCCACGGTTCGGGCCGCCCTTGACCTCGTCGGCATCATGGTCATTGCCCGTCATCCTCCCAGAAGCAGACCGCGCAGATCTCATGGCTACCGCGCTCGGCGAGCGTCACGTAGCCACAGCACGGACACCAGTACAGGCCGTCTTCCACCCTGCCGAGCATCTTCATGAAGACCATGGCGGCACTGTGGCAGACGGATACGCCTGTGGACCCGCGAATTTGCGCGTCAGGCGGGACACGCCAGGGGCACGAAGCCCCTACCTACCCGAGCCACCGCCGGCCCCGCCTCTCCCGGTAGTGTGGCGATCTTCGGCAGGCGAAAGCCGTACGGAGTCCTCGAAGGCCGGGCACATCATGCATCTCGCCGACCATCCCGCGCGCCGCCGCCTCAGCGCCGCTCTGGACAACCTCGCCGTCACCTTCCACGGCATGAC is a genomic window containing:
- a CDS encoding CPCC family cysteine-rich protein translates to MVFMKMLGRVEDGLYWCPCCGYVTLAERGSHEICAVCFWEDDGQ
- a CDS encoding CPCC family cysteine-rich protein, whose product is MRSARSASGRMTGNDHDADEVKGGPNRGLSLSQGRANVRAMGASEERRAHLVRDPLPHEHPDSAPRCGAGFLYSWTPQSPGE